Proteins found in one Zea mays cultivar B73 chromosome 1, Zm-B73-REFERENCE-NAM-5.0, whole genome shotgun sequence genomic segment:
- the LOC103644061 gene encoding Serine/threonine-protein kinase Aurora-3: MPTSEVWSLSDFEISKYIAEGRFGKVYLAREKQSGYVVALKVIFKAKLKKHRFHAHLRREIEIQQSLDHPNVLRLFTWFHDEERVVLVLEYAARGELYKVLRAAGRFTERTSATYVASLAGALAYCHKKQVIHRDIKPENLLIDIEGRLKIADFGWAARSNAKRHTLCGTIDYLAPEMVEKKAHDHAVDNWTLGILCYEFLYGSPPFEADEQDDTLRRIVRVDLAFPSSPCVSSEAKDLISKLLVKDSSKRLCLEDIMKHPWIKKNADPSGSCIKQKDVTRSKLL; this comes from the exons ATGCCGACGAGTGAGGTGTGGAGCTTGTCCGATTTTGAAATCAGCAAGTACATCGCTGAGGGCAGGTTCGGCAAGGTCTACCTCGCCCGCGAGAAGCAG AGCGGGTACGTGGTGGCGCTCAAGGTGATATTTAAGGCGAAACTGAAGAAGCACCGCTTCCACGCGCACCTACGGCGGGAGATCGAGATCCAGCAGAGTCTCGACCACCCTAACGTGCTCCGCCTCTTCACCTGGTTCCACGACGAAGAGcgagtcgtcctcgtcctcgagtACGCGGCCCGTGGCGAGCTCTACAAGGTCCTTCGCGCTGCTGGCCGCTTCACCGAGCGCACGTCCGCCACA TATGTAGCGAGTCTTGCTGGTGCACTGGCATACTGTCACAAAAAGCAAGTCATTCATAGGGACATCAAGCCTGAGAATTTGCTAATCGACATCGAG GGCCGGCTTAAAATTGCAGATTTTGGATGGGCGGCTCGTTCAAATGCTAAACGCCACACACTCTGTGGCACAATCGATTATCTGGCACCAGAGATGGTAGAGAAAAAAGCTCATGACCATGCTGTGGACAACTGGACATTAGGAATCCTGTGCTATGAGTTCTTATATGGTTCACCTCCTTTTGAAGCTGATGAACAGGATGATACCTTGAGAAG GATAGTTAGGGTGGATTTGGCATTCCCTTCATCTCCTTGTGTATCTTCAGAGGCTAAGGATCTCATTTCCAAG CTTCTAGTTAAGGATTCAAGCAAGAGGCTTTGCCTTGAAGACATCATGAAGCATCCATGGATAAAGAAGAATGCAGACCCTTCAGGCAGTTGCATTAAGCAAAAAGATGTCACAAGATCAAAG CTTCTGTAA
- the LOC103644061 gene encoding serine/threonine-protein kinase Aurora-3 isoform X1: protein MPTSEVWSLSDFEISKYIAEGRFGKVYLAREKQSGYVVALKVIFKAKLKKHRFHAHLRREIEIQQSLDHPNVLRLFTWFHDEERVVLVLEYAARGELYKVLRAAGRFTERTSATYVASLAGALAYCHKKQVIHRDIKPENLLIDIEGRLKIADFGWAARSNAKRHTLCGTIDYLAPEMVEKKAHDHAVDNWTLGILCYEFLYGSPPFEADEQDDTLRRIVRVDLAFPSSPCVSSEAKDLISKLLVKDSSKRLCLEDIMKHPWIKKNADPSGSCIKQKDVTRSKVKR from the exons ATGCCGACGAGTGAGGTGTGGAGCTTGTCCGATTTTGAAATCAGCAAGTACATCGCTGAGGGCAGGTTCGGCAAGGTCTACCTCGCCCGCGAGAAGCAG AGCGGGTACGTGGTGGCGCTCAAGGTGATATTTAAGGCGAAACTGAAGAAGCACCGCTTCCACGCGCACCTACGGCGGGAGATCGAGATCCAGCAGAGTCTCGACCACCCTAACGTGCTCCGCCTCTTCACCTGGTTCCACGACGAAGAGcgagtcgtcctcgtcctcgagtACGCGGCCCGTGGCGAGCTCTACAAGGTCCTTCGCGCTGCTGGCCGCTTCACCGAGCGCACGTCCGCCACA TATGTAGCGAGTCTTGCTGGTGCACTGGCATACTGTCACAAAAAGCAAGTCATTCATAGGGACATCAAGCCTGAGAATTTGCTAATCGACATCGAG GGCCGGCTTAAAATTGCAGATTTTGGATGGGCGGCTCGTTCAAATGCTAAACGCCACACACTCTGTGGCACAATCGATTATCTGGCACCAGAGATGGTAGAGAAAAAAGCTCATGACCATGCTGTGGACAACTGGACATTAGGAATCCTGTGCTATGAGTTCTTATATGGTTCACCTCCTTTTGAAGCTGATGAACAGGATGATACCTTGAGAAG GATAGTTAGGGTGGATTTGGCATTCCCTTCATCTCCTTGTGTATCTTCAGAGGCTAAGGATCTCATTTCCAAG CTTCTAGTTAAGGATTCAAGCAAGAGGCTTTGCCTTGAAGACATCATGAAGCATCCATGGATAAAGAAGAATGCAGACCCTTCAGGCAGTTGCATTAAGCAAAAAGATGTCACAAGATCAAAGGTAAAACGATAA
- the LOC103644058 gene encoding serine/threonine-protein kinase Aurora-3 isoform X2 yields the protein MSTSEVWSLSDFEISKYIGEGRFGKVYLAREKQSGYVVALKVIFKAKLQKYHFHAHLRREIEIQQSLDHPNVLRLFTWFHDEERVVLVLEYAARGELYKVLRAAGRFTERTSATYVASLAGALAYCHKKQVIHRDIKPENLLIDIEGRLKIADFGWAARSNAKRHTLCGTIDYLAPEMVEKKAHDHAVDNWTLGILCYEFLYGSPPFEADEQDDTLRRIVRVDLAFPSSPCVSSEAKDLISKCDCVCSF from the exons ATGTCGACGAGTGAGGTGTGGAGCTTGTCCGATTTCGAAATCAGCAAGTACATCGGTGAGGGCAGGTTCGGCAAGGTCTACCTCGCCCGCGAGAAGCAG AGCGGGTACGTGGTGGCGCTCAAGGTGATATTTAAGGCGAAACTGCAGAAGTACCACTTCCACGCGCACCTGCGGCGGGAGATCGAGATCCAGCAGAGTCTCGACCACCCTAACGTGCTCCGCCTCTTCACCTGGTTCCACGACGAAGAGcgagtcgtcctcgtcctcgagtACGCGGCCCGTGGCGAGCTCTACAAGGTCCTTCGCGCTGCTGGCCGCTTCACCGAGCGCACGTCCGCCACA TATGTAGCGAGTCTTGCTGGTGCACTGGCATACTGTCACAAAAAGCAAGTCATTCATAGGGACATCAAGCCTGAGAATTTGCTAATCGACATCGAG GGCCGGCTTAAAATTGCAGATTTTGGATGGGCGGCTCGTTCAAATGCTAAACGCCACACACTCTGTGGCACAATCGATTATCTGGCACCAGAGATGGTAGAGAAAAAAGCTCATGACCATGCTGTGGACAACTGGACATTAGGAATCCTGTGCTATGAGTTCTTATATGGTTCACCTCCTTTTGAAGCTGATGAACAGGATGATACCTTGAGAAG GATAGTTAGGGTGGATTTGGCATTCCCTTCATCTCCTTGTGT